In Glycine max cultivar Williams 82 chromosome 7, Glycine_max_v4.0, whole genome shotgun sequence, a single window of DNA contains:
- the LOC100779446 gene encoding nucleolar protein 56 isoform X2, with product MALFLLYESASGYALLEAHGLDEIGHTTEAVRNSVSDLNRFGKVVKLRSFNPFTSALDALKQCNAVSEGLLTDELRTVLETNLPKVKEGKKSKFSLGVSDPKIGSQISELTKIPCQSNEFVAELLRGVRLHFDRFVSDLKSGDLEKAQLGLGHSYSRAKVKFNVNRVDNMVIQAIFLLDTLDKDINSFSMRVREWYSWHFPELVKIINDNYLYAKVAKFIEDKSKLSEDKISSLTDIVGDEDKAKEIVEAAKASMGQDLSPVDLVNVQQFAQRVMDLSEYRRKLYDYLVAKMNDIAPNLASLIGEVVGARLISHAGSLTNLAKCPSSTLQILGAEKALFRALKTRGNTPKYGLIFHSSFIGRASAKNKGRIARYLANKCSIASRIDCFSERGTTTFGEKLREQVEERLDFYDKGVAPRKNIDVMKSAIESVETESMETEAPVEVSGKKAKKKKHKASVTDDGDNMAVDKITETTNGDALEDHKSEKKKKKKEKRKLDLEVELNDQAMDGGANGVESEQDGAVKKKKKKDKRGDNGEVLEAAIETKKKKKK from the exons ATGGCGCTGTTCCTCCTCTACGAGTCGGCGTCGGGTTACGCGCTCTTGGAGGCGCACGGCCTCGACGAAATCGGGCACACTACGGAGGCCGTTCGGAACTCCGTTTCCGACCTCAACAGGTTCGGCAAGGTCGTCAAGCTTCGCTCCTTCAACCCCTTCACCTCCGCCCTCGACGCTCTCAAACAGTGCAACGCCGTTTCCGAAG GGCTGTTGACTGATGAGCTGAGAACGGTTTTGGAGACTAACTTACCTAAAGTTAAGGAAGGTAAGAAGTCCAAGTTCAGTTTAGGTGTATCGGATCCAAAGATTGGTTCCCAGATATCTGAACTTACTAAAATTCCTTGCCAAAGTAATGAGTTTGTCGCCGAGCTGCTTCGCGGTGTGCGCCTCCATTTTGATAGGTTTGTCAGTGATCTCAAG TCCGGGGATTTGGAAAAGGCACAACTTGGTCTGGGGCATAGTTACAGCAGAGCAAAGGTGAAATTCAATGTTAACCGTGTTGACAACATGGTCATTCAAGCAATTTTCCTTCTTGATACACTTGATAAGGATATTAATTCATTCTCCATGAGAGTCAG AGAATGGTATTCTTGGCATTTTCCAGAACTGGTGAAgattataaatgataattatCTGTATGCCAAAGTTGCTAAATTTATTGAGGATAAATCAAAGCTGTCCGAAGACAAGATTTCATCCTTAACTGACATAGTTGGCGATGAAGATAAAGCAAAGGAGATTGTGGAAGCTGCCAAGGCTTCCATGG GACAAGATTTGTCCCCAGTGGACTTGGTTAATGTCCAACAATTTGCGCAAAGGGTGATGGACCTTTCTGAGTACAGGCGGAAGTTGTATGATTACCTGGTTGCTAAAATGAATGACATTGCGCCAAATTTGGCCTCTTTAATTGGTGAAGTTGTTGGTGCACGATTAATTTCCCATGCAGGTAGCCTCACAAATTTAGCTAAATGCCCTTCTTCAACTCTTCAAATTCTTGGTGCAGAGAAGGCTCTGTTCAG GGCATTAAAAACAAGAGGAAACACTCCTAAATATGGTCTGATATTCCACTCTTCTTTTATCGGTCGAGCATCTGCCAAAAATAAGGGCCGAATAGCTCGCTATCTTGCTAACAAATGTTCAATTGCTTCACGGATTGACTGCTTTTCTG AAAGGGGTACTACTACTTTTGGGGAGAAACTCCGTGAGCAAGTTGAGGAGCGACTTGATTTTTATGACAAGGGAGTTGCCCCTCGTAAGAACATAGATGTCATGAAGTCTGCTATTGAAAGTGTTGAAACCGAAT CGATGGAAACAGAAGCACCAGTTGAAGTTTCAGGCAAGAAAGccaagaagaagaagcataAAGCTTCCGTTACAGATGATGGTGATAATATGGCTGTAGATAAGATCACAGAGACTACAAATGGTGATGCATTGGAGGATCATAAgtcagaaaagaagaagaaaaagaaggaaaagaggaAATTGGACTTGGAGGTGGAACTTAACGATCAAGCCATGGATGGTGGTGCTAATGGGGTTGAAAGCGAACAAGATGGAgcagttaaaaagaaaaagaaaaaggataaaaggggtgATAATGGAGAAGTACTAGAGGCTGCTATTGAgactaagaagaagaaaaagaaataa
- the LOC100779446 gene encoding nucleolar protein 56 isoform X1, translating into MALFLLYESASGYALLEAHGLDEIGHTTEAVRNSVSDLNRFGKVVKLRSFNPFTSALDALKQCNAVSEGLLTDELRTVLETNLPKVKEGKKSKFSLGVSDPKIGSQISELTKIPCQSNEFVAELLRGVRLHFDRFVSDLKSGDLEKAQLGLGHSYSRAKVKFNVNRVDNMVIQAIFLLDTLDKDINSFSMRVREWYSWHFPELVKIINDNYLYAKVAKFIEDKSKLSEDKISSLTDIVGDEDKAKEIVEAAKASMGQDLSPVDLVNVQQFAQRVMDLSEYRRKLYDYLVAKMNDIAPNLASLIGEVVGARLISHAGSLTNLAKCPSSTLQILGAEKALFRALKTRGNTPKYGLIFHSSFIGRASAKNKGRIARYLANKCSIASRIDCFSERGTTTFGEKLREQVEERLDFYDKGVAPRKNIDVMKSAIESVETEYTAMETEAPVEVSGKKAKKKKHKASVTDDGDNMAVDKITETTNGDALEDHKSEKKKKKKEKRKLDLEVELNDQAMDGGANGVESEQDGAVKKKKKKDKRGDNGEVLEAAIETKKKKKK; encoded by the exons ATGGCGCTGTTCCTCCTCTACGAGTCGGCGTCGGGTTACGCGCTCTTGGAGGCGCACGGCCTCGACGAAATCGGGCACACTACGGAGGCCGTTCGGAACTCCGTTTCCGACCTCAACAGGTTCGGCAAGGTCGTCAAGCTTCGCTCCTTCAACCCCTTCACCTCCGCCCTCGACGCTCTCAAACAGTGCAACGCCGTTTCCGAAG GGCTGTTGACTGATGAGCTGAGAACGGTTTTGGAGACTAACTTACCTAAAGTTAAGGAAGGTAAGAAGTCCAAGTTCAGTTTAGGTGTATCGGATCCAAAGATTGGTTCCCAGATATCTGAACTTACTAAAATTCCTTGCCAAAGTAATGAGTTTGTCGCCGAGCTGCTTCGCGGTGTGCGCCTCCATTTTGATAGGTTTGTCAGTGATCTCAAG TCCGGGGATTTGGAAAAGGCACAACTTGGTCTGGGGCATAGTTACAGCAGAGCAAAGGTGAAATTCAATGTTAACCGTGTTGACAACATGGTCATTCAAGCAATTTTCCTTCTTGATACACTTGATAAGGATATTAATTCATTCTCCATGAGAGTCAG AGAATGGTATTCTTGGCATTTTCCAGAACTGGTGAAgattataaatgataattatCTGTATGCCAAAGTTGCTAAATTTATTGAGGATAAATCAAAGCTGTCCGAAGACAAGATTTCATCCTTAACTGACATAGTTGGCGATGAAGATAAAGCAAAGGAGATTGTGGAAGCTGCCAAGGCTTCCATGG GACAAGATTTGTCCCCAGTGGACTTGGTTAATGTCCAACAATTTGCGCAAAGGGTGATGGACCTTTCTGAGTACAGGCGGAAGTTGTATGATTACCTGGTTGCTAAAATGAATGACATTGCGCCAAATTTGGCCTCTTTAATTGGTGAAGTTGTTGGTGCACGATTAATTTCCCATGCAGGTAGCCTCACAAATTTAGCTAAATGCCCTTCTTCAACTCTTCAAATTCTTGGTGCAGAGAAGGCTCTGTTCAG GGCATTAAAAACAAGAGGAAACACTCCTAAATATGGTCTGATATTCCACTCTTCTTTTATCGGTCGAGCATCTGCCAAAAATAAGGGCCGAATAGCTCGCTATCTTGCTAACAAATGTTCAATTGCTTCACGGATTGACTGCTTTTCTG AAAGGGGTACTACTACTTTTGGGGAGAAACTCCGTGAGCAAGTTGAGGAGCGACTTGATTTTTATGACAAGGGAGTTGCCCCTCGTAAGAACATAGATGTCATGAAGTCTGCTATTGAAAGTGTTGAAACCGAAT ATACAGCGATGGAAACAGAAGCACCAGTTGAAGTTTCAGGCAAGAAAGccaagaagaagaagcataAAGCTTCCGTTACAGATGATGGTGATAATATGGCTGTAGATAAGATCACAGAGACTACAAATGGTGATGCATTGGAGGATCATAAgtcagaaaagaagaagaaaaagaaggaaaagaggaAATTGGACTTGGAGGTGGAACTTAACGATCAAGCCATGGATGGTGGTGCTAATGGGGTTGAAAGCGAACAAGATGGAgcagttaaaaagaaaaagaaaaaggataaaaggggtgATAATGGAGAAGTACTAGAGGCTGCTATTGAgactaagaagaagaaaaagaaataa